The nucleotide sequence CGCTCTTCATGAGCTGGACCTGCGCAGCGGTGAACGCAACGCCGGAATCATTCTCGGTTTCGACCACCTGAACGTCGAACGGCGCGGTTGCGATTTGTTGCGGATTGACACCTTGCAGAACATAATCTGCCGTAATCGTCATGAGCTTCTCTCCATCCATCATTGTCCCCACGGTCTGGCTGAGCAAAAAACGCGGCTGAATGAAGGTCGCTTCAAGATGAGATGAAGGCCATGTCACGGCGGTGACGTTGAAATTGTTGCAGTATCAATCAGTGCTTGCGGAGCCCCGCCGCGGTTGTCGGCGATGCAGAGGGTCGTCACCGCGTTCGTCGACTCAAAACCAAGGACCATCAGATGGCCCTTCGTGTTGAGCGCTGGCAACGTCGTCACGCGTTGAGCAGGATCGATATCGGCCCATATCAAACGCGCGGTCTCCGTCTTGCGAGAGCCGGCAAAAAGCAGCCTGCGAAGCAAGTCACGCTGCACGCTACCCGGATCATCTCTGCTCATCTCTTGGAAGCGCACGCGCAGCTTCCCGCGGGCACGCGGCTCGTGCGGCGCTACTTTGCAAACCACTGCTCTTCGTATTGCGGCTGTTGAACGGGGACATGGTGGCAGAGTGACACCGCTCCTGGCGTTACAACCTTCGAGTTGACCAAGCCGATGTTGCCACCGTGTGTCTGCTTTTTCGCCCAACTTTGTTCGGGAGATCACGTCGCGCGATGGAATCATTGCCCCTGGTTTCGGCCAGGAACTGAACACCGAAGGCCTTGACGAGCGTGCCGAAGTTCGCCTTCTCGCCGCCACGCTGTGGCATCCGCAACTTGTCCACGAACGCTCGGATCAACTTCTCGACCGGCATGCCGTCGCCCTTGAGGGTGTAGCGGCGCCAACGCGGCAATCTCCGCCTGTGGGGCCGGCACACGGCGCTTCAGCCGATGCACTTTAATGGCTCGAAAGCGCTTCACGGCAAAAAAGCCACGAGATCAATAACCTGTCGCGTGAGGTTCAACGCCGAAGGGAGGCGCGGCTTGGTTAATTTAACGTTAACAACACAAAGCGGCGCCTGAAGCCGCCAAATCGCGTCCCCGGCATGGACGCTGCAAAGCCTGTCCTGCACAACGAACCAGGGAAGGCGCGTGCGCAAAAGCGGGACAGATGTGTCCCGCCAAGGCAAGCCGGGGAAAAGGTAAGCATGAAACACCCATCAAGCCGCGAGTTCTTCGCCTATTGGGATACGAAGCGCGGCGATGCGCGGGCGCCGGACCGCAGCGAGATCGAACCCGGTGCGGTGCGCGAACTGCTCGGCGACATTTTCGTGCTGTCCTACGACAACGAGGCCGGCTACCCGTTTCGCGTCGCCGGAACGCGGGTTTCTGCCCTGCTCGGCCGCGACCTGAAGGATTCGAGCTTCTCTGCGCTGTTCACGGCGGACAGCCGCCGCGAGATCGAGGAAATCATCAGCTACGTCGCGGAGGAAATGCTGGCGGCGATTGCCGGCATCACTGCAACGTCGGAAGACGGTACGACGGCGCATCTCGAGTTGCTGCTGCTGCCATTCAACAACCGCGCACATGCGCCGATCAGTCTGACCGGATCGCTGGCGCCGTTCGAAGGCGACCTCGGCACGATCAGGGATTTCAAGGTGACGTCGTGGCGTTATCTGCACCGGCCGCAAAAGCTCGTTCCGCGCGCCTTGCGCAAGCTCGCCATCGCGCGCGGCTTCATGGTCTATGAGGGCCTGCGGTAATCACCAACCGACAGGTTCAACGAGCGCCGCAGCACAATGCATGGTCGTATGACCATGCTCGAAAACGACCCACAAAAAGCCTCCAAAAAAAGCACCGCCAAGCATTGCCTAAATGCGAGGCGTCAGGCAGGGTCGAATCGCGACGTGGAGCCGGGCCACATCAGCGGAATACGCGCCGAGAGGAATCTCGGAGGCACTTGTTCGCCGTAACCTCGGAGATCTTAAGAATGCTGTTGAAGAGATTGATGCTTGCTGCCGCACTGGCCACTGCCGCGGTGGCGACGCAGGCCCATGCCGACGCGCTTGATTCCATCATGAAGTCGAAGGTGATCAAGATCGCGGTGCCGCAGGATTTTGCGCCGTTCGGCTCCGCCGGCCTCGATCTCAAGCCACAGGGCTACGACATCGACATGGCCAACCTGATCGGCAAGGAACTCGGGGTGAAGACCGAGATCATTCCGGTGACCAGCGCCAACCGCATTCCCTATTTGCAGACCAACAAGGCCGATCTCGTGATCTCCAGCCTCGGCAAGAACGAGGAGCGCGAAAAGGTCATCGACTTCTCGATCGCGTATGCGCCGTTCTTCTCGGGCGTGTTCGGCACCAAGGCGATCGCGGTGACGAGCGCCGCCGATCTCAAGGGCAAGACCATCGGCGCGACCCGCGGTGCGATCGAGGAACAGGCGCTGACCGCCTCGGCCCCGGACGCCACCGTCAAGCGCTTCGAGGACAACAACGCGACCATCGCCGCCTTCGTATCGGGCCAGGTCGACCTGATCGCCACCGGCAACACGGTGGCGGCCGCTATCGCCGAAAAGGTCCCTGCCCGCGCGCCGGCGCTGAAATTCGTGATCAAGGACAGCCCCTGCTATGTCGGGGTCAACAAGAACGAGCCGGCGCTGCTCGCCAAGGTCAATGAGATCATCACCAAGGCCAAGGCGTCGGGCGAGATCGGCAAACTGTCAGAGAAGTGGCTGAAGGCGCCGTTACCGCCCGGCTTCTAGCCTCGCGAAGCGCTGGGGGACGCCACGGTGACGTACAAACTGCAATTCGCCGAACTGCTGCCCTACTGGAACGTGCTTCTGTACGGACTGGTCTTCACGATCGTGCTGACGGTCGTGTCGACGGTTGCCGGCATCGCCGTCGGCACCGCGGGCGCCTCGGCGCGCACTTTCGGGCCGGCGTGGCTCGGCCGCATCGTTGCGCTCTATGTCGAATTGATCCGCAACACGCCGTTTATCGTGCAGTTGTTCTTCATCTTCTTCGGCCTGCCGGCGCTAGGGCTGAAGCTCAGCGAGACCACCGCTGCCTTCCTCGCCATGGTGATCAATCTCGGTGCCTACTCGACCGAGATCATCCGCGCCGGCATCGAGGCGGTGCCAAAGGGTCATATCGAGGCCGGCCTCAGCCTCGCGATGAACAAATGGGAGGTGCTGCGCCATATCGTGCTCAACCAGGCTTTTCGAAAAATCTATCCGGCGCTGTCGTCGCAGATCATCATCGTGATGCTTGGTTCGGCGGTGGTGTCGCAGATCTCCGCGGAAGACCTCACCTATGCCGCGAACTTCGTGGCGTCGCGGAACTTCCGCAACTTCGAAGTCTATCTCATGGTCGCGCTGGCCTACCTCCTGCTTGCGATGCTGACGCGTTCGCTGTTGCGCGCGCTCGGCCGCGTCATCTTCAAGGCGAGGTGAGCCATGCTGCAGTTCAGCTTCTGGGATATCCTCTCGAACCTCCTGATTGCCACGCAGTGGACGGTCGTGCTGTCGCTGATCGCGTTTTTCTGCGGCGGCATCGTCGGCCTGGTCCTGTTGTTCATGCGGACGTCGCAGATCGCGCCGCTGGAATGGTTCACCAAGGTCTATATCGAGTTCTTCCAGGGCACCCCGCTCCTGATGCAGCTCTTTCTGTTTTTCTTCGGCATCGCACTGTTCGGTGTCGAGGTCTCGCCGTGGATGGCGGCGACGCTGGCGCTGACGTTCTGGACCAGCGCATTCCTGACCGAGATCTGGCGCGGCTGCGTCGAATCGATCCCGAAGGGCCAGTGGGAGGCGTCCTCCAGCTTGGCGCTCAGCTACATCGAGCAAATGCGCCACGTCATCCTGCCGCAAGCCTCGCGCATCGCGGTCGCGCCGACCGTGGGTTTCTCCGTGCAGGTCATCAAGGGCACCGCGCTCGCTTCGATCATCGGCTTCGTCGAGCTGACCAAGGCCGGCACCATGCTCAACAACGCGACCTTCCGGCCGTTCCTGGTCTACTCGCTGGTCGCGCTGATCTATTTCTGCCTGTGTTTCCCGCTGTCCTGGTGGGCGAAGAAAATCGAAGG is from Bradyrhizobium sp. AZCC 2176 and encodes:
- a CDS encoding PAS domain-containing protein, with product MKHPSSREFFAYWDTKRGDARAPDRSEIEPGAVRELLGDIFVLSYDNEAGYPFRVAGTRVSALLGRDLKDSSFSALFTADSRREIEEIISYVAEEMLAAIAGITATSEDGTTAHLELLLLPFNNRAHAPISLTGSLAPFEGDLGTIRDFKVTSWRYLHRPQKLVPRALRKLAIARGFMVYEGLR
- a CDS encoding transporter substrate-binding domain-containing protein — protein: MLLKRLMLAAALATAAVATQAHADALDSIMKSKVIKIAVPQDFAPFGSAGLDLKPQGYDIDMANLIGKELGVKTEIIPVTSANRIPYLQTNKADLVISSLGKNEEREKVIDFSIAYAPFFSGVFGTKAIAVTSAADLKGKTIGATRGAIEEQALTASAPDATVKRFEDNNATIAAFVSGQVDLIATGNTVAAAIAEKVPARAPALKFVIKDSPCYVGVNKNEPALLAKVNEIITKAKASGEIGKLSEKWLKAPLPPGF
- a CDS encoding amino acid ABC transporter permease encodes the protein MTYKLQFAELLPYWNVLLYGLVFTIVLTVVSTVAGIAVGTAGASARTFGPAWLGRIVALYVELIRNTPFIVQLFFIFFGLPALGLKLSETTAAFLAMVINLGAYSTEIIRAGIEAVPKGHIEAGLSLAMNKWEVLRHIVLNQAFRKIYPALSSQIIIVMLGSAVVSQISAEDLTYAANFVASRNFRNFEVYLMVALAYLLLAMLTRSLLRALGRVIFKAR
- a CDS encoding amino acid ABC transporter permease yields the protein MLQFSFWDILSNLLIATQWTVVLSLIAFFCGGIVGLVLLFMRTSQIAPLEWFTKVYIEFFQGTPLLMQLFLFFFGIALFGVEVSPWMAATLALTFWTSAFLTEIWRGCVESIPKGQWEASSSLALSYIEQMRHVILPQASRIAVAPTVGFSVQVIKGTALASIIGFVELTKAGTMLNNATFRPFLVYSLVALIYFCLCFPLSWWAKKIEGRLNVAR